One Terriglobales bacterium DNA segment encodes these proteins:
- a CDS encoding dihydroxy-acid dehydratase — protein sequence MSKPKGLDNGLTNYGDRDFSRYLRRSFARSMGISQELLGRPVVGIAVSGSGFNNCHRTMDELTAAVSRGVLAAGGLPATFPTISLGEVFLNPTSMMFRNLMSMDVEEMIRAQPMDAVVLIGGCDKTVPAQLMGAASAGKPAIQLVTGPMMTGRYRGERLGACTDCRRFWAKYRAGEVTEKEVSEVEGNLAVTAGTCAVMGTASSMACLTEALGMSLPGMAAIPAVHSARMVAAEQTGKAAVRLTQQSITPEQVITERSVENALRVLLALGGSTNAVIHLTAIAGRLGIPLSLARLNEISDETPVLVDLKPVGEGYMEDFYAAGGVGAVLRELRPLLHLDCIGVDGRLLRERLEDPEPWIDRKVIHRFAEPIASTGGIVALQGSLAPQGAILKRAAATPALFESEGRAVVFENLDDMAQRIDDPNLDVLPNDILVLKNAGPIAAGMPEAGYLPIPGKLARAGVQDMIRISDARMSGTAYGTIVLHIAPEAAAGGPLAIVRNGDRIALSVAKKKIDLLVPEEEQKRRFASWAPPAQPERGYAALYWRSVLQAPEGCDFDFLVKGKTAR from the coding sequence ATGTCTAAACCAAAGGGCCTCGATAATGGCCTGACAAACTATGGTGATCGCGACTTCTCTCGCTATCTGCGGCGATCGTTTGCCCGCTCCATGGGTATCTCGCAGGAACTGTTAGGCAGGCCTGTCGTCGGCATCGCGGTTTCCGGCAGCGGGTTCAACAATTGCCACCGCACGATGGACGAGCTCACGGCGGCGGTTTCACGCGGAGTGCTCGCCGCAGGAGGTCTACCCGCAACGTTTCCAACCATCTCTCTAGGCGAAGTCTTCCTCAATCCCACGAGCATGATGTTTCGCAACCTGATGTCGATGGATGTGGAGGAAATGATTCGCGCGCAGCCGATGGACGCTGTTGTGCTCATCGGTGGATGCGACAAAACTGTTCCTGCGCAATTGATGGGTGCGGCATCTGCCGGCAAGCCGGCGATTCAGCTCGTGACCGGCCCGATGATGACGGGGCGATATCGCGGCGAGCGTTTGGGTGCCTGCACCGACTGCAGGCGTTTCTGGGCCAAGTATCGCGCTGGAGAAGTTACTGAAAAAGAAGTTTCGGAAGTGGAAGGCAATCTGGCAGTCACAGCCGGAACGTGTGCCGTAATGGGAACCGCGAGCTCGATGGCATGCCTGACGGAGGCTCTCGGAATGTCGCTACCGGGAATGGCAGCGATTCCGGCCGTGCACTCCGCGCGCATGGTGGCTGCGGAGCAAACAGGCAAAGCTGCAGTGCGACTGACACAACAGTCGATTACACCTGAACAAGTGATCACCGAGCGCTCTGTAGAAAACGCGTTGCGAGTCTTACTCGCTCTCGGTGGATCGACGAACGCCGTCATTCATCTCACCGCCATTGCCGGACGTTTGGGCATTCCTCTTTCGCTCGCGCGACTTAACGAGATCTCCGATGAGACTCCCGTGCTCGTTGACCTAAAACCCGTGGGTGAAGGTTACATGGAGGATTTTTATGCAGCAGGAGGAGTAGGCGCAGTATTACGGGAGCTGCGACCGCTGCTGCATCTCGATTGCATCGGAGTGGATGGTCGCCTGCTACGCGAACGTCTGGAGGATCCCGAGCCATGGATCGACAGAAAAGTCATTCACCGTTTTGCCGAGCCGATAGCTTCGACGGGAGGAATCGTAGCGCTCCAGGGAAGTCTTGCGCCCCAAGGCGCGATTCTAAAGCGCGCGGCTGCGACTCCAGCTCTGTTCGAAAGCGAAGGCCGTGCGGTGGTTTTTGAAAATCTCGACGACATGGCTCAGAGGATTGACGATCCGAATCTCGACGTCTTGCCCAATGACATTCTCGTGTTGAAGAATGCGGGCCCTATTGCGGCAGGCATGCCGGAAGCCGGCTACCTTCCCATTCCCGGAAAGCTCGCACGTGCTGGAGTCCAGGACATGATTCGCATCTCCGATGCGCGCATGAGCGGAACGGCCTACGGCACCATCGTTCTTCATATCGCTCCGGAAGCGGCAGCCGGCGGGCCGCTCGCGATTGTGCGCAACGGAGACCGAATCGCGTTGTCGGTGGCCAAGAAGAAGATCGATTTGCTCGTGCCCGAAGAGGAACAAAAGCGCAGGTTTGCATCGTGGGCGCCTCCGGCTCAGCCTGAGCGGGGGTATGCGGCTCTCTATTGGCGGAGTGTGTTGCAGGCTCCTGAAGGATGCGATTTCGATTTCTTGGTGAAGGGAAAAACGGCCCGGTAG
- a CDS encoding IlvD/Edd family dehydratase, translating to MKLRSAAWFGLRNRDGFIHRSWMKNQGLPDHLFDGRPVIGICNTWSELTPCNAHFRTIADHVKRGVYEAGGFPLEFPVMSLGETLMRPTTMLFRNLVSMDVEESIRANPIDGVILLAGCDKTTPALLMGAASCDLPALMLSGGPMLNGKFRGRDIGSGTDVWKFSEDVRCGAMSMCDFMAAEACMSRSAGHCMTMGTASTMACVVEALGMGLPTNAAIPAVDSRRYTLAHTAGRRIVEMVKEDLRMSKILTRKAFENAIRVVGAIGGSTNSVIHLLAIAGRIGVPLTLHDWDVLGRNVPCLLNLMPAGKYLMEDFYYAGGLPALIRELGDLIHHDALTVNGKTIGQNVADAECFDRDVIHSAQSPFRDNSGIAVLHGNLCPNGAVLKPSAATPELMKHTGRAIVFENIEDFYARIDTPELDVDERSVLVLKNCGPRGYPGMPEVGNMPLPPKILKKGITDMVRISDARMSGTAFGTVVLHVSPEAAAGGTLALVQNGDVIELDVDARKLVLNVPEAELSRRRAAWKPPQPIFERGYYKLYLDHVMQADRGADLDFLPGGSGAGVPRDSH from the coding sequence AAGCTACGTAGTGCGGCATGGTTTGGTTTGCGTAACCGCGATGGCTTTATCCACCGAAGCTGGATGAAGAATCAGGGATTGCCCGATCACCTGTTCGACGGACGCCCGGTGATTGGGATCTGTAACACATGGTCGGAGCTCACGCCATGCAATGCACACTTCCGCACGATCGCGGACCACGTGAAGCGTGGAGTCTACGAGGCCGGAGGCTTCCCACTCGAGTTTCCAGTGATGTCGCTGGGCGAGACGCTCATGCGGCCCACGACCATGCTGTTCCGCAACCTCGTGAGCATGGACGTAGAAGAGTCGATTCGCGCGAATCCGATTGATGGAGTCATCCTGCTCGCGGGCTGCGATAAGACCACGCCTGCACTTCTGATGGGCGCCGCTAGTTGCGATCTGCCGGCGCTCATGCTTTCGGGCGGCCCCATGTTGAATGGGAAGTTCCGCGGTCGGGATATCGGCTCGGGCACCGATGTGTGGAAATTCAGCGAGGACGTGCGCTGCGGCGCCATGAGTATGTGCGACTTCATGGCTGCTGAGGCTTGCATGAGCCGCTCTGCCGGCCACTGCATGACGATGGGAACCGCATCCACGATGGCTTGCGTTGTGGAGGCGCTCGGCATGGGATTGCCCACGAACGCAGCCATTCCGGCGGTGGACTCGCGCCGCTACACGCTCGCTCATACGGCCGGCCGCCGGATCGTCGAGATGGTGAAGGAGGATCTGCGCATGTCAAAGATCCTCACGCGCAAAGCATTCGAAAATGCGATTCGCGTTGTTGGCGCTATCGGCGGCTCGACCAATTCAGTCATTCACTTGCTTGCCATCGCAGGCCGCATCGGCGTTCCACTTACACTGCACGATTGGGATGTGCTTGGTCGTAATGTGCCTTGTCTCTTGAACCTGATGCCTGCGGGCAAGTACCTGATGGAGGACTTCTACTACGCAGGCGGATTGCCAGCGTTGATCCGCGAGCTTGGGGATCTGATCCATCACGACGCACTTACGGTCAACGGAAAGACGATCGGACAAAACGTGGCGGACGCCGAGTGCTTCGATCGGGACGTGATCCATTCCGCGCAAAGCCCATTTCGGGACAACAGCGGTATCGCAGTGCTGCATGGGAATCTTTGTCCAAACGGCGCTGTTCTTAAACCATCCGCAGCTACTCCGGAACTGATGAAGCACACTGGACGCGCGATTGTTTTCGAGAACATCGAGGATTTCTACGCTCGAATCGATACTCCCGAACTGGATGTCGACGAGCGCTCAGTTCTCGTGCTTAAGAATTGTGGGCCGCGTGGATATCCAGGAATGCCCGAGGTTGGGAATATGCCACTCCCGCCAAAGATCTTGAAGAAGGGAATCACAGACATGGTCCGCATCTCCGACGCACGGATGAGCGGCACCGCCTTTGGGACCGTCGTGCTGCATGTCTCACCAGAGGCTGCCGCGGGTGGAACGCTGGCCCTGGTGCAGAACGGTGACGTCATTGAACTAGACGTCGATGCCCGAAAACTAGTGTTAAATGTTCCGGAAGCCGAACTTTCAAGGCGCCGCGCCGCATGGAAGCCGCCGCAACCGATTTTCGAACGCGGGTACTACAAGCTCTACCTGGATCACGTGATGCAGGCCGATCGTGGCGCCGATCTCGATTTTCTTCCCGGCGGAAGCGGTGCTGGTGTGCCACGAGACAGTCACTAG